Within the Desulfotignum phosphitoxidans DSM 13687 genome, the region CCCCATTTTTTTTTCCATCAGGTCAAACACCTGCAAAGCCATCTGCTGGGCCCCCCCCATTTCCAGGCAGTTGATCAAAATTCCTATTCTTTGATCGGATCCCATTTAGATATCTTTTCTTTTGAAAAAAAATGGATACATCCCCACAAGGTGCCGGCCATGCCCACACAAAAAAAATACCCGACTGCAGCAACCTTTTTGGCCCAGCCAAACCCGCGGGCAGTGTCCGGGAGTCGGACCCAGATCAGGGGGTATGAAAAAAAATATCCATACCCGATCACCTGGAGCCAGAAACAAACCGCCATGGGGAAAAAATCAGACAATGCCAATGAACTGACAAACACAAAAATCAGAAAAACAGGGACCATGCGCCGGAGCACCTTGTTGATGAACAGTCCTGCGGAAAAAAAACCATATCGCCGCCAGTTGAACAAAGACCGGTTGATCCACAACCCGTTCAGGCTTGTGGATACGATGCGTTTCCGCCGCATCAGTTCATGCCGGGTATCGCGTGAAGGAGCCGGGATAGACGCGACGGCATCCGGATCAAAACCAAACCCGTACCCCTGCCTGACAATGGACAAGGACAAAAATGCATCATCCGTGACACCCGGGGGGATGGTTACATACAATGATTTTCTAACGGCATACAATTTTCCTTCATGGGAAGTGATGCTCATTGCATTTTCCATTTCCAGTTTTTTAATCAATGTATCCCACTGGATAAATTGTTTCTGTCCGGACTGAATTTTTGAACGGGTCTTACCCACCACACGCCGTCCGCACACCCCTCCGATTGAGGCATCCTCAAAACAGGCATTCAGAATACTAATGGATTCTGAATCCAGGATTGCATCCACATCCGTCAAGACAATGAGATCTCCTTTGCACTGGGTGATACCGAAATTCAGGCAGGCAATTTTTCCCTGATGTGCATCAAAATGAAAAAACCGGATTCGTGAGTTCCGGGTTTCAGCTGCCCCAGCCATTTGCCTGGATGCATCGGTAGACCCGTCGGAAACCAGAACCAGATCCAGTTGATCCGATGGATATTTCAGCTGCAAAAAATTGTGAATCTTTTTTTCAATCAAAGTTTCCGCATTTCTGAAGACCACCAGCATTGAAACCGATTTTTCTGTCATTTTTCCGGGTGATGACGCGCGCTTTCTTTTGGGAAATATCCTGGCCAGGAAAAACAGACTTGCCGGGTATCCCAAAAACACCAGGAAACACATCCCGGCCCCTGTCAAAAAAAAAGCCCACCAGATCCCATCAGCCGGCATATCCATGAACCTGTTCTTTTTTTTCTGAAGAAAGAATATAAACCACCTGGGATATGGAAATCAAAAGAATGAACATTTTGTTATCCAGCATGGTTTTAAAGAGGCAATACACCACCAGACACACAAAAGAGACCAGATACGCCTGAGTGATGCCATGCATGGGTTCATCCCCGATCATTTCAAAATTGCTCAAAGCATTCATGAAATCTTTGAAAATCCGGAAAAATAATCCCAGCAACACCAGTAGTCCGACAACACCCAGTCCCACCATGATATCCAGATATGTGTTATGGGCGCCCCGTTCCGTCATCTTGAAAAACCGCGATTCAATGGAGTTGACCCAGACCTGAGGAAAAGTGAAAGTGCCGGTTCCTAAAACCGGGTGTTCAAAAAAAGAGGCCAGACCCACACGAATATATGCCTGCCGTCTCTGCAAGGCCGTGTCCTGGTACTGATCTTCCGCCAGAAGCGTTTTCTGCCGTTCAAAATATTCGTCAGGAATCGCCACGGCCACCATTAAAAAACACAAACTGATGCCGGATATGACCAGCCCGAGAAATCGGGGTTGAAACAGATGACGATTCATGTAAACGATCAGCATCAGCATGATGAGAAATACAAGAAAACCGGCCCGGGATTCCGAACTGATCAGTCCCATAATGGCAAAAATGTTTAAGCTGAGCCATCCCAAAAACTGGCCGGGTGACGATGCCGTCATGAGTTTATAAATCAACGGCGGTATGGCCATAATGGACCAGACCGCCATGTTGTTGGCACCGCTGGTCAGACCATACACACGCCCACCGCCCGGCTCGCCAACCATGAAAATCTGAATACCCATGAAATACTCAAGTCCGGCGATCAACCCATTGAACCCGACACTGATACCCAATACCAGGGGAAGAATATTTTTCAATCCATTTTCCGTTAAAAACACCAGGTTGAGATAAATGAAGAAATATATCTGGAACAACACGATCATGCCGGAAAAAGCCTCTTCCTGAAAAGGGGAAAGAAAAGTGGCCAGAACATTTACCAACAGGAAAAGAAACAACCATTTGTTTAAGTTGTTATAAAAAAAAGGCGGGAGTTTTTTGCTGACGATCAGATAGATGAAAACAATGGCGCTGGTAATGAGAGCCAGGTACCAGTCCACAGGAATGAAAGGTGTCACCTGACGCCAAAAATAATAGCAGCAATTCTCGGTGAACCTAAAAATGCTGTAAAATCGGCTTTTCATGCATCAGATATTTTTTTTACTTCGTAATATTTTTTCCAATCTCACTGGCATTGCCTGAGGCATCACAAAGCCGTAATCTCCTTGACGGGAAATTTAAATATTTTATAACTAATTGAAATAATTGAAAATATAAACTAGACTTTTTTATCATTTTATGATAGCTTTATCCAAATGCACAATACTTGGGAGCTATCAGCTTGAATACTGGAACAAAACTTGGTTTTTCAAACCTCAGAAAGTCGGTCTCAGCCCGCGTCAATGAAATCGCTGAGATTGAGATGCGGCAGGTTGGAAAAATCAAGCATTCCATGCATGATGCCTGTCTGAGCGCCCTTGCCATGATGTATTTTCAAGATGCTTCAATGCTCGAATTTCAAAGACGTCTGCAGGAACAGACGCAAATGAATAATCTGCAGACGTTGTTTCAAGTTGAAACGATTCCCAAAGACAACCAATTAAGAGACATCATTGATGCCATACCTTCTCAAAAGCTGCTTCCAATTTTCAACGATTTTTTCCGACTGCTGCAACGGGGAAATCAGTTGCAACCTTTTCAATTTCTGGATGAGGGGTATCTCCTGCCCATTGATGGTACACAGTATTTCAGTTCAGAAACTATCAACTGCCCCTCATGTTTAACAAAGGGTTACAAAAATGGAACCATTAATTACTCCCATAAAGTTTTGGGCGCGTCTATTGTGCATCCAGAAAAAAAACAGGTGGTCCCGTTGGCACCGGAACCAATCAAAAACAGTGATGGTTCAAAAAAACAGGATTGTGAGATCAACGCCGGCAAGCGCTTTTTAAACCGGATTCGACAAGAGCATCCAAAACTGGAGATCGTGATTACAGCCGATGATCTGTATTCAAGGCAGCCGTTTATTGAGGCTCTCAATCAAAACAAAATGTCATATATTCTGATAGCAAAGCCCAGCAGCCATAAGGTTTTATTCGATCAACTCATAGAAAAAGAGGATCTGGACCAGGCTCACCTTTTGGAGTGGCAGGATAACGAGGGCGCCATTCATAGATATGAATGGATCAATGATATCAGGTTGAATGGAAACAAATCAGCACCGCTGGTCAATTTTTTTGAATACAGCATCATCCGGGATGGAGATAAAATCACCTATAAAAACAGCTGGGTCACTGATATCCGGGTCACTGGCAACAATGTGAAAAAGCTTGTCAAGGCAGGTCGGGCAAAATGGAAAATTGAAAACGAAAATTTCAATACCCTGAAAAATCTTGGTTATCATGCTGAGCACAACTATGGCCATGGAAAAAAGAACTTATCATTCAATTTTTTCCTGTTTACCCTGCTGGCTTTTTTTATGCATCAAATCATTGAACTCAAAGACCCTTTGTACCAAATAGCCAGGGCCAAATTCAGTGCAAAAAAAGAATTCTGGAACCAGTTGCGTTGTACAATCCGGGTCATAATATTCGAAAATTGGGAATCACTGCTTGGTTTTGTGATCTCCCCACCAACCGATATTCGTGCTCCATGAAAATTTGCTTCGCCCGGTCAACAAATGATTCTGATTCATCAAGGCCGTTTCAGGTCAATGGATCTCTATTGGCTTCTATCCGGTTTTCTTGACATTTTCCACAAACCTGATACATAAATGCCTGCGATTTGGGCTGAAAAATCCTAATTCTCAGCTGACATCGGACTGAATTTTGGTGGATTGACATTTTTCTGGGAATTTTAGACCTTCACCGAGAATTGCTGAAATAATAGGGAATGGTACTTAATACGGCATAATAAAAAAACTGGGAAACCGGGTGGGTGAGTATGGAATTTTCAGATGACATACCGCATCAGGCTTTTTCTTAAAAAATACTGATCCACAAAATACCGATTCAGTTCTGAAACCGGTTCATACCGGAGAATATATGCATATTTATACCGTTGATCCTCAATTTCATACACTTTAAAAACAGTGCCATAACTGAAAAAAGATTTCCGGTGAGTCTGTCCCAGTTTGGTTTTAACCTTGGCCAAAGCCCGGAACATCACCCGGTCTTTTTTCAGCGGCACCCGGGTATCCACCCGGATATATTCTTCATTGATATCCTTTAAAATTCCCCGGTCCGGTTCAAAATCCATACAGAAATAATCAAACTGTCCGGTTTCGGCACAGAACTCCACAAGCCCGTCTTTTTGCTTGATTCGATCCAGACCCCGCTTATTCGTATATTGGCGCAACACTTTTTCCATTGTCAGGGTTACAGATATCCGGCTCAACAAATGAATCGTTTTGGTGATCACGCCAAATCCGGCCAGAAGAATGATCAACGTATCGCACAAAATATTTTTCTTGAACCGGGTGGCCCGGTTGTCAATAAATGACCGAATCCGTTTGGGGGTACTGTGGGGCGTGAAAAGCTGTGAATACCCGATCAATCCGGGTTTTACACTAAAGCGTTTGTCATATCCTTTGATGGACCGGCAAAACGCGTTATAGACCGATGGACGAACCGGTCTGGGTCCCACGAAATCCATTTCCCCTTTGATAATATTCAACAATTGCGGAATTTCATCCAGACGGGTATCCCGCATGAATCTGCAGAACCAGGGAAGTCGGTAACCATGGCTGTAGGATACCAGCTGGGCATCATACTGCTGCTCGAAATCCACGGGCAATGTTCGGAATTTATACATGACAAACTTATTTTTGTTTTTCCCCAGACGGACCCCGGCATAGATGAAAGGCCACCCGTTCACAAAAATCACAACGGGAATCAGCACGACCATCAAGGGAATTGAAAAGACCATGAAAAATATGGATAAAATCAAGTTCACCCCCCGATTCAACAACTCATAGGAAGTTCGATATCCGGCTGTATTTTTTGGATTATACTGACCAAAGTTGTTCAATTTCAGATCCATGCCTCCTGATAATGTTTCAGACAGGTCGTCACAGGCTACTCTACTCAGGAATTGAAAAAATATAAACCATATCTGTATTGTTTTCAACATCCTCGGGTGTTTTAAATGTGTGGTTGAAAAACTCCAATGTAAATCCGGCCGCAATTCCGAAAATGACTCCCCCGAGAATACCCAGCAGCATCACTTTGCGTTTATTGGGATAAACCGGAGTCCTGCCGGCTTCCGGTCGTGTCAGCAGACTGACGGTGAACAGACTGCTGGTTTGATAGGTATTGGATATTTTGGCCTCTTCCAGCCGTTTGTTAAAAGTCGTATAGGAATCTTCCAGCACATCGATCTGCCGTTCCAGCATTTTTGCCCGCACGGATGATTCATATAACGACATGTTTTCATTCCGAATTTTTTTTATTCGATCTTCAATAAACTGCATTTTCCGACTGATATTTTCCAGTTGACTCTTTTCTGCCGCCAGAAAGCTGGTGACCTCTTTTTTGAATCCGTCAAACGCAGCGTCGATCTGTTTGTTATAGTTCTGTATTTTTTTACTCTGGGGATGAAAGGTCCTGGCTGCAATATTACGCTGTCGGACAATTTCCATCACCATATTTGACAGGTCGTTGAGCTGGGGATTTCCCACATAGGAAAAAAACGAGGTGTCACTGGACTGAATATCTTTTTGCATCAGATCCACTTTGTATTTCTGATCAAAATACTGCTGTTTCAAGCTCAACAGCTGCTGCTCCAGAGAATCAAGGGTTCTCATGTTGTTTTCCATGGCAATGCCTGAATCCGGGGTTTCCATTCCCATGGTCAAGTGCATGAGTTCATTTTCCCGCTGGTTCAGCTCTTCGGAGAATTTTCTCAACTGTTCCGCGAAAAAGTTTTCCGCCTCCCGGGGTTTGAAAATTTCCGACCGGTAATTAAAATACTGTTTGACCAGCACCTCCAGAATAATCCTGGCTTTTTCAGCATCATCCCATGTGACCATGATATTGATGGTATCGGTCCGCGGATTGATGGACGGAGTAAGATTTGACATGATCCGGTTGGCAGCGGCTTTTCGATCCTTTTCCGTGACGATATTTTCAAAGATCAATCCTTTTGATATCAGTTCATCGGCTGTTTTTTCAGATACCACATTGGCTTTGATGATTTCGATCTCGGAAAAAATATCATTTTCACGCATCATCGCAATATCTGTCGGCATGGCTTCAATGCTTTCCGGATTTTTCACGGTAATGCTGCCTTTAAGAATGATCGAACAGGTTGCGGCGTAAAGAGGCGGATACAGCACAACATATAAAAACGCCCCGCCGATAATCACCAAAGCCACTATAAAAATAGCGGTTTTCTGAGCAAAAAATATGGTCACAAAATTTCTGATATAATCGTTGGATCTTTTCATACCACCTGCCTGTATCTTAAACCTGTCATTGATTCAGATCATCCATCCATTGGAAGGTACCGCCGCCGATACTCCAGCCCCTGAACAGAGCAATATCCGCAATCTGTTGTATCAAGACAGCCAGGGAGCTGATATGGGTTTTGGGCACATATACGATATCTTCAGGTTTTAAAAAGAAAAATGCTTCACTGTCTTTCAGAGTCAAAAGATTTTCCAGATTCACCCGCCTGGCAATCAGTTTCTGCTCATGTTTTCTGAACAGCACCACGGTTTCCAGTTTGGCATCCTGAGTAAAGCTGCCGGCCATGGTAATGGCCTGGATCAGATTGATGGGTTTTTTGATGGTGTAAGTGCCCGGCTCATTGACTTCTCCCAGCACATAAACGGCTGAGCCGGCCTGTTCATGCAGATACAGGTCCGCCTGCATGCCCGGCAGATAATCTTGATATTCCTGCTGGATCAACACATTGACCTGATCGATTGATTTATGGGCCACAAAAAAATTCCCGATCAAAGGAAAAGTGGCAAATCCGTCCGGCCTTACATTCACCAGCTTGCTCAATCCCCGGGGGGCGGTCATCAGATCCCGTCTGATCTGCTCGATCCGCACATCCATATTGGTGACCGACACCGACACCTGAGGGTCCAGCAGAACATACTGGTATTTTTCCTCCAGCAAATTGGTGGCCTCCTGCAAAGTGAGCCCTTCCACCTTCACTTGCCCGATATACGGCAGGATGATGTGGCCTGTGGGCATGATTTTCTGCTCCGTGTTCAGTTCCGGCAGATCCGGATACACCACCTTGATCTGGTGATACAGGTCGATGACAAATGTTTCCTGGGGCTGGGCTTTGATCTGGAACATTACATCCAGCACATCCCCGGGCTGTATTTTATATTCCAGAAAAAGATCCTGATCAGACGGATACATTCCCTGATCAAAGGAATAGGTGGTCCGTTGATAAGGCTTTTCAAAATCTTCAGGCAGATATTTGGGAGCACATCCTGATAAAAAAAAGACGATGCTTAAAACAAGTATCAGTAAACCGGATCTGATCAATTTATAGCGGTGTCTCATAGTCTCACTTTTTGGAAATAAATTTATAAACAATGGAAGGAATATAATATTTCCGCCGGTTGAAAATCACACCCAAGCGGGTGGGACCACCGGTTTTTTTCACCTTGTCTTCTGCGATCTGTAAAACCTCCCACCTGGTTTTTTCACATTCGATCACCAGCAGACCGGCAGTGAAATGTTTGATATCCCGAAGGGCAGCGGACGATGACATGATGGAACATCCATCACATATCACATAGTCGAAATTTACACTCAATTCCGCCAGTGCCTGTTCCAGCTCTTTTTCACGGGGACCGGGCAAATCTTCTGATCCAATGGTCACAAGACTCAGCCCTTTATGCAGGGTGGGCATTACAATATCCTCGATTTTGACGATTCCCGCACAGAAATCCAGGAAACCCGGCCCATGGCTGACACCGAACAATTTATGCAGCTGGGGATTATGGTGATTGCCGTCTATGAGCAGCACCTCTTTCTGGGAATAAAACGCCAGACCAAACGCAGTGCTGATCGCTGAAATGGTTTTGCCCTCTCCATTAAAACACGAAGACACATACAATGCATTGCCCAGCTTGACAAGTGGATCGATATTGGCTTCCACCATCATCAATTCTCTGAAATTGGATTCCAGCTGTTTAACAGATTTGGCGGACAGGGAAGGCAGTTCATCTTCCGGGAATCGAGCTGCATTGTTTTTCCAGATTAGATTTTCTTTTTTTTCAAATGATGTGACAGCGGGTTTTTGACAAGAATTTTGCGCTGAAGTGTCTCCGGATTTTTCAACGCTTTCTGTTTCACTTGATGAATCCGTCAAAGGTTTCGACAAAAAACTGTCCCGGTAACTGCCGGCAACCGGCTTGGAAGAACCCGGTTGTTTACCTTTCTGAGCAGCCAGAAATTGTTTTAAATAAGACGGTTGTGTCAATTCCCCGTTCATCATAAACCATTATCCATTCTGGTTGAAAATTTGAGTCACATGTTTGTCATACAAAACCGGCTCCGCTGTATCTGATTCGGTCACCAAGGGACTGTCTTGTGTCTGAGTATCAAAAAATTCTTCCACCACGGGTCGGACAAACCATTCGTGCGTTGGAAGAACTGCTGCATCCGGCTCAGGCCGGAAAATATATTTTTTTACCACTATTTCCTTTTTTTGTTCCGACATGGGGTATTGAATGGGTTTTGTAATCACACTGCCAGTACCGTTTTGCAGCATATTCTCGGGCGCCGGCATGGAATTCATCCGAATATCTCTGACGAAAAACAGCATCATCAGCACAATCAAAAGGATCAGGCAGGCAATGGTCAAAGTCTTGCCATCGATAAACGCGCTTTTCTTCAAATCCATGGTTGAAAAACGTTTCCTTTCTTTGGATTGGTTTCTCTGTTCCGAATCGGTAAACAGGTCATTGACCTGTCTTCCCGCCTCTGTTTTTCGCAAAGACTCCGGCTCCCTTACGGGTTCTTGGACCGGATGTCTCATCACCCTGGGTTCTGATCGATCTGATCGATATGTGCGGGCTGATGTCGAATTCTCTGCAACAGCCACTTGCGCCCGGGATGTCTGAGCCGACCCGACATGATCATCAAAATCAACAATACCCTCTTCCGCCAGCGCAATCGCCACAACCGATCTGTCAATGACATTGACCCGCCGTTTATAAGCGACGACCAGACTGCTGTCACAGATTTTGTTGATCAGTCGCGGTAATCCCCTGCTCACTTCCGTTATCAAAGCAATGGCTTCTTCATTGAACACCGGACTGCCGGCTGCACCGGACGAAATCAGACGGAAATAGATATATTCCGTAACTTCAGGCATATTTAAAGCCGCCAGTGTCACCACCCGAACCCGCTGTTTAAAAGAAATCAGATTCCGTTTTTCCAGATTTTTCATAAAACTCTTATGGCCGAACATAAAAAGTTTTATGGGAAAATATCCATTATAATTAAAAGTAATCAGTTTTGTCAGTTCAGAAATGAATGCATAATCAAATTCATGGATATCATCTATTATCAAATAAAGATACCGGGTTTTGGCAGACGAATCTGTTTCAAAATATTCATATATCGAACGTCTGAATTCCGCCATATTGCCTGAATCAACATTTAGACCGAGTTCTTTGGCAATTTTTTCAAGTACCATGGAAAAATCATACCCGGGTGAGGGGATGTGAATCCGGGGCTGTACCTTGTATTTTTCCATGAACCGAAGCATTTTCAGACAAAGCAGGGTTTTACCGGTGCCATATTCACCGGCAACCATGACCACTGGTTCTTTTTTTTGCAGGTTGTGAACAATATTCTTCCAGGCTTTAATATGATTTTTGGATTTGTAAAAGAGATACGGCGAGGGAAAGGCCGCAAACGGCTCATCCTGCATTAAATAGTATTCTTTATACATAAATCAATCTCAATCCCTGGAAAAAATTCTAAAAGCTGTCATTGGGAAAAACCGTTGAATAATCGATTTTTCTCTCATTGGTTGACAGGGCCTCATTCAAGCCTTTTACAATTTTGCTCTTTGTCACCTGGGTTGGATCCGTCAACATCCGCTCGGTTTGACTGATCACTTTGGTACTGACATTGGCCAGCCGAGAAAGCGCAGTAATTGTAAGTCCAAGCTCAATCCTGATTTTTTTCAGATGATTTTCTTTTACATCAGAATTTCCCATATAACGAAACACTTCCCCCCCTGTTTCGACCCGGTGGTCAAGCCGATTGAATGTAATAAATATTGATATAATCTTCCATACCATACACCACTACTCTCAATTAGATCGATTTGTCAAGAACTTTTTTGATAAAAATTCAACTTTTTTCGATATTATGCTAATTTTATAGAAATATAAGAGCTTGTTGTATTTCTATTAGACTAATATGGAAACTTCCGGAAATTTCCGATTTTTTTAAACTAAGTAACAGGAATTGACTGGGTATTTATATGAAAGTGTTAAGCGAATACCTGAGTGCTTATACTTTCATCATTTGTTGTGTCCGGCAGGGCATAGGTGTTATAGGAAATCCGTGGTCGGTGCAGGAGGGCTTATGAAAAATAGTGAGAAAGGCTTTGGTGAAGGGAATCCAAGTGTCCTGCGTAAAAATGATCGCACCCCGGAATAACCTCAACCCGCGGCGTAATCCCCCAGCGGTCCAGATGGGCCTGGATTCTGCCAGGCGGAGCGATTTCATCGTTCTGGCCGGTGATGACCAGGCCGGTGGACGGCAATGCCGCGATATCGTCAAAAGACATGAAAGCCACGGGGGGTGAAATCATGATATGATCAAAAATGTCATAACCGCCGGCCATGACCGATGCATTGACCCGGGATCCAAAAGAGTAGCCCGCCAGATAAAGGGGGTCGCAGCCCTGGTCTTTGAGAAATTCAAGCGCTGCAATGACATCGGTTTGTTCTCCATGGCCGTTGTCGTACATGCCGGAGCTGCCGCCCGTGCCCCGGAAATTGAACCGCAACGTGGTAAATCCCTGCTGAGCAAAAGCAGACGCGGTCCGGACCACCACGGGGTTAACCATATTCCCCCCATACAATGGATGGGGATGGGTGATCACCACCCCGTGATTACCGGTTCCTTTGCCCAGCAGGGCCTGGAGCCGGATGGTCTGGTTTTTGATGATCACCGCAGTTGCCATGAAAAATTTCCTCTGGGTTTATTTTTTGGCGTTTTTCAAGGATGCCCGGATAAACGCCTTGAACAAGGGATGGGGATCCATGGGCCTGGACTTGAATTCCGGATGGAACTGGCACCCTAAGTACCAGGGATGATCTGCCAGTTCGACAATTTCCACCAGCTCATGATCCGGCGATGTCCCGGAAATGACCAGGCCGGCTTTTTCCAGACGTTCCTTGTAGGCATTGTTGAACTCATACCGGTGGCGGTGCCGCTCTGAAATATTTTCCTGCTTGTAGGCATTGAAGGCAAAAGTATCGGGCACCAGCCGGCAGGGATACGCGCCCAGCCGCATGGTGCCGCCTTTATCGGATGTTTCATCCCGCTTTTCCACCTGGCCGGTCTGCTCGTCAAACCATTCTTTCATCAGGTAAATAACCGGGTAAGGCGTATCCGGATCAAACTCCTCGCCATTGGCATCTTCCATGCCGGCCAGATGCCGGGCGATCTCGATCACGGCCATGTGCATACCCAGACAGATGCCGAAATAAGGCACTTTGTTTTCCCGGGCATACCGGGCCGCCAGGATTTTTCCTTCAATGCCCCTGGAACCGAATCCGCCGGGCACCAGGATTCCGTCACTGGCAGACAGCACTTCCGCCACATTTTTTTCCGTCAATGTGGTGGAATCCACAAACTGGAGATCAACCCGGGCCTCATTGGAAATTCCGCCATGGGTCAGGGCCTCGTTCAGGCTTTTATAGCTTTCGGTGAGATCCACATATTTGCCCACAATGGCAATCCTGACACTGAACCGGGGATGTTTGAGCTTTTCCACCATCTCCCGCCATTCATCAAGCCGCGGACTTCTGGCCCAGATATTGAGTTTTTTCAGAATCTTGGTGCCCAGGCCTTCCTTGTTATACACCAGCGGCACCTCATAGATGCAGTCCACATCCTTGGCCGTGAACACGGCATCGGATTCCACATTACAGAACAGCGCGATCTTGTCCTTGATATCCTGGGACAGGTAATGCTCGGTTCTGCACAACAGGATATCGGGCTGGATCCCGATACTGCGCAGTTCCTTGACACTGTGCTGGGTGGGTTTGGTCTTGACCTCGCAGGCCGTCTTGATATAGGGCACCAGGGTCAGGTGAATGTAGATCACGTTGCCGGGGCCGGCATCTGCCTTGAACTGGCGGATCGCCTCCAGAAAGGGCAGAGATTCAATGTCCCCGATGGTGCCCCCGATCTCCACAATCACCACATCCACATCATTGGATACCAGGCAGATGCTCTGCTTGATCTCATCGGTGATATGGGGGATCACCTGCACGGTGCCGCCCAGGTACTCGCCCCTGCGCTCTTTGGTGATCACCTGGTGGTAAATCTTTCCCGTGGTGAAATTGTTGCTTTTTCCCAGCCGGGCATGGGTGAACCGTTCATAATGCCCCAGATCCAGATCCGTCTCAGTCCCGTCATCCGTGACATAGACTTCCCCGTGCTGAAACGGATTCATGGTGCCGGGGTCCACATTGATGTAAGGATCCAGTTTTTGGATCGTGACCGTGAGCCCCCGGCTTTCCAGCAGCATTCCGATGGCGGCGGAGGCCAACCCTTTACCTAAAGAGGACAGGACCCCACCGGTGACAAAAATATATTTGGTATTTTCAGCCATAATAATTATCCAAAAAGATGGGTCATGAAACTGGCCCCGGCTCCCAGTCTTTCTTCGATCCGGATCAGTTGGTTGTATTTGGCTACCCGGTCGCTTCGAGACATGGACCCGGTCTTGATCTGTCCGGCGTTCACACCCACGGCCAGATCCGCAATAAAGGTATCTTCGGTTTCACCGGACCGGTGGGATATCACCGTGGTGTAACCGGAATCCTTGGCCATCTGGATGGTGTCCAGGGTCTCGGTGACCGTGCCGATCTGGTTGAGCTTAATTAAAATGGCATTGCCGATGCCAGATTCAATGCCTTTTTTAAAAATATCCGGGTTGGTGACAAAAATGTCGTCCCCCACAATCTGGATCCGATCCCCCATGCGCTCGGTCATCCGTTCCCAGGCATCCCAGTCTCCTTCTGC harbors:
- a CDS encoding alpha/beta hydrolase — its product is MATAVIIKNQTIRLQALLGKGTGNHGVVITHPHPLYGGNMVNPVVVRTASAFAQQGFTTLRFNFRGTGGSSGMYDNGHGEQTDVIAALEFLKDQGCDPLYLAGYSFGSRVNASVMAGGYDIFDHIMISPPVAFMSFDDIAALPSTGLVITGQNDEIAPPGRIQAHLDRWGITPRVEVIPGCDHFYAGHLDSLHQSLSHYFS
- a CDS encoding helix-turn-helix domain-containing protein, with translation MGNSDVKENHLKKIRIELGLTITALSRLANVSTKVISQTERMLTDPTQVTKSKIVKGLNEALSTNERKIDYSTVFPNDSF
- a CDS encoding CTP synthase, giving the protein MAENTKYIFVTGGVLSSLGKGLASAAIGMLLESRGLTVTIQKLDPYINVDPGTMNPFQHGEVYVTDDGTETDLDLGHYERFTHARLGKSNNFTTGKIYHQVITKERRGEYLGGTVQVIPHITDEIKQSICLVSNDVDVVIVEIGGTIGDIESLPFLEAIRQFKADAGPGNVIYIHLTLVPYIKTACEVKTKPTQHSVKELRSIGIQPDILLCRTEHYLSQDIKDKIALFCNVESDAVFTAKDVDCIYEVPLVYNKEGLGTKILKKLNIWARSPRLDEWREMVEKLKHPRFSVRIAIVGKYVDLTESYKSLNEALTHGGISNEARVDLQFVDSTTLTEKNVAEVLSASDGILVPGGFGSRGIEGKILAARYARENKVPYFGICLGMHMAVIEIARHLAGMEDANGEEFDPDTPYPVIYLMKEWFDEQTGQVEKRDETSDKGGTMRLGAYPCRLVPDTFAFNAYKQENISERHRHRYEFNNAYKERLEKAGLVISGTSPDHELVEIVELADHPWYLGCQFHPEFKSRPMDPHPLFKAFIRASLKNAKK
- a CDS encoding ExeA family protein, with amino-acid sequence MYKEYYLMQDEPFAAFPSPYLFYKSKNHIKAWKNIVHNLQKKEPVVMVAGEYGTGKTLLCLKMLRFMEKYKVQPRIHIPSPGYDFSMVLEKIAKELGLNVDSGNMAEFRRSIYEYFETDSSAKTRYLYLIIDDIHEFDYAFISELTKLITFNYNGYFPIKLFMFGHKSFMKNLEKRNLISFKQRVRVVTLAALNMPEVTEYIYFRLISSGAAGSPVFNEEAIALITEVSRGLPRLINKICDSSLVVAYKRRVNVIDRSVVAIALAEEGIVDFDDHVGSAQTSRAQVAVAENSTSARTYRSDRSEPRVMRHPVQEPVREPESLRKTEAGRQVNDLFTDSEQRNQSKERKRFSTMDLKKSAFIDGKTLTIACLILLIVLMMLFFVRDIRMNSMPAPENMLQNGTGSVITKPIQYPMSEQKKEIVVKKYIFRPEPDAAVLPTHEWFVRPVVEEFFDTQTQDSPLVTESDTAEPVLYDKHVTQIFNQNG